In Flavobacterium piscisymbiosum, the sequence TTCACTTGTAAAATAAACTCTTCCAAAAAAGTTCTTTCCTTTTATTTCAAATTTCCCTTGTTGCATCAGGAAATCTTTCAAAGCATATCTGTTTGCTCCTTGATAAATTGTACTTCCTGTACCAATTTTATATTGCAATATAATTTCAGTATCATCTGCCCACGGCTTTATATGAGCACTAAAATCGGCCTTCATACTTTGCACTTTATTATCAGTCAAATCCTGCTCACGATATCCCGTTCTACTTACTTGCCCAACATTCGGAATAAAAGTTGTAACCTCATCTCCATATATATTCAATCCATCATAATTCGGATTATTAGCATGCCCAACAGAACCACCGGTCATACTTCTTGTATCGGCCGCAATCCATTCAGAAGCTTCCATGTAGGTAAAATTCGCTTTCATTGCAAAATGCTTGGTAAACGCTTTTGCTGCCCTGATTCCAAAATCATTGTAATCATTTGTTCCGGCAGCATTCTGACTTGTTTGCCCGTATTTATAGTAAACACTTATTCCTTCATTAGTAAAAGGACTTTTACTAGTCATAAACATAATACCATTAAAAGCGTTCGCCCCGTATAATGCAGAAGATGCCCCAGGCAAAAGCTCAACACTAGCTACATCAATATCAGAAACACCAATTAAGTTACCCAATACAAAGTTCAGGGCCGGTGATGAATTATCCATTCCGTCAACCAACTGCATAAAACGTGTATTTGCTACTGTAGCAAAACCACGCGTATTTATCGATTTAAAAGAAATACTACTGGTATTAAAATTAACCTCTTTTAAATTTTCTAAACCATCATAAAAAGTAGCTGCTGTTGTATTTTTAATTTCCTGAAGCCCCATTCTTTCAATAGTAACCGGAGATTCAATCACACGCTCCGGAGTTCTTGAAGCCGAAACAACAATTTCATCTAGCTTTGTTTCTTCATCTTTTAAAACCACATTGATTTTTTGGTTTACCGAGGTGACATTAATTGTTTTACTTTCAAACCCTACTGCCGAAACCTTAATCGTAAAAGGAAGTTTAGCCGAAGTATTTAATTTAAAAGAGCCATCAAAATCAGTAGAAGTTCCGGTAGAGCTTCCTACTAAATTAATATTAGCACCAGGAATAGATTGTTTGTTACTATCAGTAACAGAACCAGTAATTGTATTCTGCGCAAAGGATATTCCGCTGAAAAACAACATAATTAGCAAATACACTCTCATTTGGATTTGTTTTTGGTTAGTTTATATAGCCAAAATACAAATATTTTTGATATTAATAAAAAAATGTTAAAAAAAATAAATATTCTATATAAATTTAGTTACAATTTTAACTTTTCATCAATTACATTTATTAAATTAAAATCAAATTAATCATATAGATTTATCAAAATACTATGCATACATATAATTTTTATGCAATTTTTTAAGGATTTAGTAAAAATAGCAAGTGCGAAAAAATAATCTGACAATAAAAAAAATGAAGATTAAAATCCCCTCTTTTTAACATATTCCTTCTTTTGATCAAACAAAAACAATAAAGCAATATTCAACAAAAACAATTCACTCATAGCCACAAAAAAAGCGAGACTCCCGTCTCGCTTTTTTAAATACTATATTGAAATAAAATCTATTCTACAGTAACTGATTTTGCTAAGTTACGCGGCTGATCTACATTACAACCTCTCATTACGGCTATATAATAAGATAGCAACTGTAAAGGTATTGTTGTAATTAATGGAGACAACGCATCTGAAGTTTCAGGAATCTCAATAACATAATCAGCTAACTCACGAACCTGAGTATCACCTTTAGTTACTACAGCGATGATTTTACCGCTTCTTGATTTAATTTCCTGAATGTTACTTACAATTTTATCGTAGTGACCTTGTTTTGGTGCAATTACAATAACAGGCATATGCTCGTCGATCAAAGCAATTGGACCGTGTTTCATTTCCGCAGCAGGATAACCTTCAGCGTGAATGTATGAGATCTCTTTAAGCTTTAAAGCTCCTTCTAATGCAACCGGGAAATTATATCCACGACCTAAATACAAACAGTTTGGAGCATCTTTAAATACTGCAGCAATTTCTTTTGCTCTATCGTTTGTTTGTAATGCCTCTGCTACTTTTTCAGGAATTATTTCCAATTCTTGCAAGTACGTACGGTAATCAGTATTCGACAAAGTCCCCTTTGCTTTACCTAATCGCAAAGCAATCATGGTTAAAACTGTAATTTGAGTTGTAAATGCTTTTGTAGAAGCTACTCCAATTTCTGGCCCTGCATGTGTATAAGCACCTGCGTGACTTTCTCTTGAAATAGAAGATCCTACCACATTACAAACTCCAAAAACAAAAGCTCCGTTTTCTTTAGCCAGTTTTATAGCCGCCATTGTATCAGCCGTTTCTCCGGATTGAGAAATAGCAATTACAACATCATCTTTATTGATAATTGGGTTTCTGTATCTAAACTCAGAAGCGTATTCTACTTCAACAGGAATACGTGTAAATTCTTCAAAAATATATTCCGCTACTAAACCTGCGTGCCATGAAGTACCGCATGCTACAATTAGAATACGTTTTGCGTTTAAGAATTTTTCTAAGTTATCCTCAACACCTGCCATCTGAACAATTCCTTCATTCGCATGAAGCCTTCCTCTGTAAGTATCTTTTATAACACTTGGCTGTTCGTAGATTTCTTTCAGCATGAAATGATCATAACCACCTTTTTCAATTTGCTCCAAATTCATTTGAAGCTCCTGGATATAAGGATCTACTAAAGAGTCATCTTTAATTTTTCTAACTTTAAGAGGCTTGTGCAATCTAATGTTTGCCATTTCACCATCTTCAAGATAAATGGCATTCGAAGTATATTCGATAAAAGGCGAAGCATCAGAAGCAATAAAATATTCTCCTTCGCCAACACCAATCGCTAACGGACTACCTAATCTTGCAGCAACAATTTCGTTTGGATTTTTTTTATCAAAAACAGCAATTGCATACGCTCCTACCACTTGATTTAAAGCAATCTGAACTGCTTTACCCAATTTTATTCCTTCTTTCTTCTGAACTTCCTCAATCAAATTGACTAAAACTTCAGTATCTGTATCAGATTTAAAAGTATATCCTCTTTTGATTAATTCCTCTTTAAGCGGCGCATAATTCTCAATGATTCCATTATGAATAATAACCAACTCACCTGAATTAGAAAGATGAGGATGTGAGTTTACATCGTTTGGCACACCATGTGTTGCCCAACGCGTATGCCCAATTCCTATAGTTCCGTTTGTAGTAAAACCTTCTTTTGCTTTAGCTTCAAGATCTAAGACTTTACCTTTTGTTTTACAAACTTTTATACCTGTTTCGGCATCATATAACATGACACCCGCACTATCATATCCTCTGTACTCGAGCCGCTTTAATCCCTTGATAACAATAGGATAAGCCTCTCTATGACCGATATATCCAACAATTCCACACATATATTCTTATTAATTTGGTTTCGTGTAGTACACTTGCAATTGAAGTCTTTTCGCATAGTTAGCATCAGTCGAAGGAATATTTCCTCCAAACAATACTGTTCCTAACGGACTCATAATTGAAGCTCTTGGTACATCTGAAAAATAGTCATTTGGATTATTCTTTGGATCAATTAAAATTCTATTTTTTAATTTACCTGAGGTTATTGTATTGATATCTCCAGTAACCACCAAACCTAATTTTACATTTTTTACAGTTGCATCTTTTATCAGATTACGAATATGGCTCGTTAATCTAATTTTGTACGTCGTACCTCTT encodes:
- the glmS gene encoding glutamine--fructose-6-phosphate transaminase (isomerizing); the encoded protein is MCGIVGYIGHREAYPIVIKGLKRLEYRGYDSAGVMLYDAETGIKVCKTKGKVLDLEAKAKEGFTTNGTIGIGHTRWATHGVPNDVNSHPHLSNSGELVIIHNGIIENYAPLKEELIKRGYTFKSDTDTEVLVNLIEEVQKKEGIKLGKAVQIALNQVVGAYAIAVFDKKNPNEIVAARLGSPLAIGVGEGEYFIASDASPFIEYTSNAIYLEDGEMANIRLHKPLKVRKIKDDSLVDPYIQELQMNLEQIEKGGYDHFMLKEIYEQPSVIKDTYRGRLHANEGIVQMAGVEDNLEKFLNAKRILIVACGTSWHAGLVAEYIFEEFTRIPVEVEYASEFRYRNPIINKDDVVIAISQSGETADTMAAIKLAKENGAFVFGVCNVVGSSISRESHAGAYTHAGPEIGVASTKAFTTQITVLTMIALRLGKAKGTLSNTDYRTYLQELEIIPEKVAEALQTNDRAKEIAAVFKDAPNCLYLGRGYNFPVALEGALKLKEISYIHAEGYPAAEMKHGPIALIDEHMPVIVIAPKQGHYDKIVSNIQEIKSRSGKIIAVVTKGDTQVRELADYVIEIPETSDALSPLITTIPLQLLSYYIAVMRGCNVDQPRNLAKSVTVE